The Taeniopygia guttata chromosome 6, bTaeGut7.mat, whole genome shotgun sequence genome contains a region encoding:
- the LOC115492560 gene encoding uncharacterized protein has protein sequence MQGSPGTLGQVVHLPQLVQLPLRAAVCPPAYDWVQQVVVGMLLPQQPRAVVQEEALYPLGSSTFRIHHQPALALPAGTTMMEPKEAVTTDLPGEGPAATTEAIPEQAGHSTNTHLFAWPDSTVSEDTNLNSPNSPTLDAVLEELSECLEDSGCLDKQVELAQQEDNEDTILAANVPSLTDEDLDELLEFCECLLEADPKELVMEAWQRNGQDAVPATPNPTPSASPLTASQPHPPHMAQMEEEALQRQPPSAITVGVNPKTRELAAARPRALHRAVPPRAKRPSSRNTDQPERKRWQR, from the exons aTGCAGGGGAGCCCAGGCACCCTGGGACAGGTGGTGCATCTTCCCCAGCTGGTGCAGCTGCCCCTCAGGGCTGCTGTCTGTCCCCCTGCCTATGACTGGGTACAGCAGGTGGTggtggggatgctgctgccccagcagccaaGAGCTGTGGTCCAGGAAGAGGCCCTTTACCCTTTAGGCTCTAGTACGTTCCGCATCCACCACCAACCTGCCCTGGCTCTACCAGCTGGCACAACTATGATGGAGCCCAAAG AAGCGGTGACCACGGATCTGCCTGGAGAGGGACCGGCTGCCACCACAGAGGCCAttcctgagcaggcagggcacagcactAACACCCATCTGTTTGCCTGGCCTGACAGCACGGTGAGCGAGGACACCAACCTCAACAGCCCCAACAGCCCCACCTTGGACGCTGTCCTGGAAGAGCTCTCCGAGTGCCTGGAGGACAGTGGCTGCCTTGACAAGCAAGTGGAGTTGGCACAGCAAGAGGACAATGAGGACACCATCTTGGCTGCCAATGTCCCCAGCTTGACAGATGAGGACCTCGATGAGCTACTTGAATTCTGTGAATGCCTGCTGGAAGCTGACCCCAAGGAGCTGGTTATGGAGGCATGGCAAAGGAATGGCCAGGATGCCGTCCCTGCCACCCCCAACCCGACCCCCTCTGCCAGCCCACTCACTGCCTCCCAGCCTCACCCACCCCACATGGCccagatggaggaggaggcacTGCAGAGGCAGCCACCGAGCGCCATCACTGTCGGTGTGAACCCCAAAACAAGAGAACTGGCGGCAGCCAGGCCAAGAGCTCTGCACCGGGCAGTACCCCCCCGAGCTAAGAGACCTTCCAGCAGGAACACAGACCAGCCAGAGAGAAAAAGATGGCAGCGGTGA